ACGATCAAAAAGCCCTGCAATAAAATGATTGCCGTGGGCGGCGCCAAAGGAGGGGTTGGCAAATCCACGCTTGCGTCCAATCTGGCGGTCGGGTTGGCTCTATTAGGCCAGAAAGTGGTGCTGGCGGATCTTGACCTGGGTGGCGCTGACACCCATCTTTACACCGGTGTCAAAAATCTGGACAAGACCTGAAATGATTTTCTGGATAAAAAAGTCGACTCGCTTGAAGACATCCTCACCCCCACTGCCTTCAAAGGACTGTCATTAATCGGGGGAGATTCGTCGAGGTTGGGCAGCGCCAATTTGCCCTATTTTCAGAAGCTGAAAATTATTAGGCACTTAAAAGCGCTGGAGACGGATTATCTAATTGTCGATCTGGGTGGTGATACCGGTTATAACAGTCTGGATTTCTTTTTGCAGGCAGATCAAAAGATTGTCGTTTCCGGCACGGAACCATCATCGGTTCTGGACAGCTATTTATTTGTGAAAGTGGCCCAAAAGCGACTATTGGAACGATTTTTCTCAAAACATAAGCCGCTCAAGGATCTGGCAAGGCAAGTCAAAAACGGTTCACTTGAAAAATCAGCCTACTATTCCTTTGATTTTATTCTTCAGGAGGTCCGCATTCGATATCCCCAGGCTTTGGTCGAATTAAAAGAGCTGTATGAACAAATTCGCCTATCCATCGTCTTGAATATGACCGAAAACAGTAAAGACGTGCAAATTGCCGAATCAATGCAGAAACTGGTAAAAGACAAGTGTTTGGTGGATGTCGGGATATTGGGCACCATACCTTTTGACAAAATGGTGCGCGCGGCTGCCCGGGAATTTACACCCATTGTGGTCGAAAATCCGAAATGTCAAGCCAGCCAAAGCATCCATAAGATGTTGGCAACCATCATTTTTAATCGTGAACAGGAAACAACCACGGCTGAGCTTCTCGACAACACCCATCTGACTCGTCGCGACGCCAAAGAGCAGATTGATTCAGGCAAGATGACGTTAGATGGTTTAACAATCCCATAGATAAACGCTATCTTCAACAACACACCCCAGCTGCGTCAAAGCTTTGAGAAAATAATGAGTGTATTATCCGGTTAGGGTTTTAAGGGACGTTAAATAGGTAATGCCCGTTCCTGCCCTAACCGTTTCCTTTGCAACTCATCACCATAAAGCGGTGTCTTGGAAATAATTCCCAACACGTGCATCACAGTCAACGGCTTCCCACCAAAAGCCCACAGGTCGTTAAACTGTATACGCAGGCATTGCAAAAATTAGATCTGCCGCAATAACCATCAGATTTCATACCAACCGCAAAGGCAGGATCGTTAAAGGTCTTGCCTTTACTTTTGAATAGGATTACCCACCTGAACTTTGAACCTTTGATGAAATATTGACAGTTCACGTTCACGACCATAACTTACCAGATATTATTGATTAATATCGAATAAGGCACTGCAAAAAGTCACTTTCCGCTCTTTGATTTAACGCCCATATATGTACTGTTTCTGGGGAATCAGAAGAGTGCTGTTCTATTGAGGAGGTATTCACCATGCCTACGAATCAAAAAATACACGACGAGTTCTTTAAACTGCGCAAGCAAATCCGTGATGAACGGATGAAGCTGATGGGCGTCGATATGGCTAAGCTGCGCGCCTTTGAAAAGGAAACGGTCAAAAAGTTCAACAAGCTTCAAAAGGAATTGAAAAAGATGTATAAAAAGGCCGGGGAAGATGTCGCCGAGCGACACAGAGCGTCGCATGCGAGGGCAAGAAGAATCGCTCAAAAAGACATCGAGGCGCTCCTGTCAGTGAACAGACAGCATCCGGAGATCGGTTCATGGCGTTTTATGTGCCCGTGTTATTTTCCGCATACGGCCGAGTTTGAGCACTCCGATCATGAGGTTTTGCTAACGCCGACTTACACGACCACCAGTTCAGGCTCGGTCACATTTGACACTGATACGCGCATCGCTCATCCGATTGCCATCGGCAATTCCGAGCAGGACGGTGATTTTAGCGGTGCAGAAGTCAAGACCCGTTTTACCTTTTCCTTTACTCCGGAAAATGACGGCACCTACTGCATTCTGCCGGTTGTGCAGCTAAACGGGTATTGGATGCTTTATCTTTCTTACGGTTGTGAAGACATTGATCATCTCCCCGTCTTTGAGCTTATTGCCCGGGTTCGCGTACGGGTTGAGCAGCTTTCCGCTCTGATCCAGACCCATACCCATTATGTCTTAGACGGACCCAATTACAATACGTTTTCAAGCGGTTTTGACTTTGACTCCGAAGTGAATCAAGAGTTGCTGATGGAAGTACCGCTGACAGGCGGGGATCAGAC
The nucleotide sequence above comes from Desulfobacterales bacterium. Encoded proteins:
- a CDS encoding P-loop NTPase; its protein translation is MMRSIDQAVIIILRQFRDRNAEKSKAAPTDSTIKKPCNKMIAVGGAKGGVGKSTLASNLAVGLALLGQKVVLADLDLGGADTHLYTGVKNLDKT